A portion of the Candidatus Pristimantibacillus lignocellulolyticus genome contains these proteins:
- a CDS encoding MFS transporter, with the protein MQSLTVYSILFAVSAVHMLNDSMQVVVSALFPIFRESLQLTYAQIGWIAFTLNMTSSVMQPIVGLWSDKRPTPWLLLAGMGSSLLGIAALSFAPTFWFVVLAVICIGLGSAVFHPEGSRVVYLAAGQKRGLAQSIYQVGGNFGSSLAPLMTIFIFVPLGQRGAIWGTLLAGSAIIILLYVVPWYRKQLAINGAISIKKKSVVSLENLIPSKVVYFGMGILMTIVFARSWYSAAIGNYYQFYAQEQYSLTVQQAQIPLYLFMIFGVVGTFFGGMFADRIGRRTMMITSLLGSIPLALILPHLPLMWVYPVIALLGLILQSGFSVSVVYAQELMPGKVGTASGLITGFAFGMGAVGAVVLGNLADVKTMEFVMIGASILPLFGFLSLLLPKDRLR; encoded by the coding sequence ATGCAATCATTAACAGTCTATTCTATTTTATTTGCAGTAAGTGCAGTACATATGCTAAATGATTCTATGCAAGTTGTAGTTTCAGCTTTATTCCCTATTTTTAGAGAGTCGCTACAATTAACGTATGCGCAAATTGGTTGGATTGCATTTACATTAAATATGACCTCGTCCGTTATGCAACCAATTGTAGGATTGTGGTCAGATAAACGTCCAACACCTTGGTTACTTTTAGCTGGGATGGGTAGTAGTCTACTCGGGATAGCAGCATTATCTTTTGCTCCTACCTTTTGGTTTGTTGTGCTAGCAGTAATCTGCATCGGTCTTGGTTCCGCCGTCTTTCATCCTGAAGGTTCGCGTGTCGTATACTTAGCAGCAGGACAGAAGCGAGGTCTTGCACAGTCTATCTATCAAGTTGGTGGTAACTTTGGTTCATCATTAGCTCCACTTATGACAATCTTTATTTTTGTACCTCTAGGGCAACGTGGAGCGATATGGGGAACTTTATTGGCTGGCTCAGCCATTATTATTTTATTATATGTTGTACCGTGGTATCGCAAGCAGTTGGCGATTAATGGTGCTATATCCATAAAGAAGAAATCCGTTGTATCTCTTGAAAATTTAATACCATCAAAAGTTGTATATTTCGGTATGGGGATTTTGATGACGATCGTGTTTGCGCGTTCATGGTATAGTGCTGCAATTGGAAACTATTATCAATTTTATGCGCAAGAGCAATATTCATTAACGGTCCAACAGGCTCAAATCCCGCTTTATCTCTTTATGATATTTGGTGTGGTTGGAACATTTTTCGGTGGGATGTTCGCGGATCGAATTGGTAGAAGAACAATGATGATTACTTCACTATTAGGATCAATTCCTCTAGCGTTAATCTTGCCCCATTTACCGCTAATGTGGGTATATCCTGTTATCGCATTACTAGGATTAATTCTACAATCAGGCTTCTCGGTAAGTGTCGTCTACGCTCAAGAGTTAATGCCAGGTAAAGTTGGAACAGCATCAGGTCTAATTACTGGCTTTGCTTTCGGTATGGGAGCAGTTGGTGCAGTCGTACTAGGTAATCTTGCCGATGTGAAGACGATGGAATTTGTGATGATAGGTGCAAGTATATTGCCACTTTTTGGTTTCCTTTCATTACTACTACCGAAGGATCGCTTAAGATAA
- a CDS encoding aldose 1-epimerase has translation MTTQSKAFEGLFHDESAIWLQWGQYESAVLPKVGANLIAFRDLERNLTILREPTAAEMNDFRANPGVHGIPVLFPPNRYEDGTFTFNGHKYVFPVNEEATGNHLHGFFHTAQWNVDDFNTTSTESYVVLSISIDENHEIYQYLPHQFTLKLRYSLSDQGLLQHISVHNHGTTALPCMIAFHTAINAPFAADSTEEDYSFTMTVDNRWELSERMLPTGKYQALTSEEQNMNGAGLNPFWESMDNHYTSTTKNGRNMMELTDNRLGLKLIYDVGTSYKQWMIWNNGAGGKFFCPEPQLNLVNAPNSSLPAEQIGLVTLEPGHIWEETSRIYIVNA, from the coding sequence TTGACTACACAAAGCAAAGCATTCGAGGGATTATTTCATGATGAATCTGCAATTTGGCTTCAATGGGGACAGTATGAAAGCGCTGTTCTGCCTAAAGTAGGAGCAAATCTAATTGCATTTCGTGATCTTGAGCGTAATCTTACTATTTTGAGAGAACCAACCGCTGCTGAAATGAATGATTTCCGTGCAAATCCAGGAGTTCATGGTATCCCTGTTTTGTTCCCGCCGAATCGTTATGAAGATGGTACATTTACATTTAACGGGCATAAGTATGTATTCCCTGTCAATGAAGAAGCTACTGGCAATCATCTACATGGATTTTTCCATACTGCACAGTGGAATGTTGATGATTTCAATACAACGTCTACCGAAAGTTATGTTGTATTGTCTATCTCTATAGATGAAAACCATGAAATCTATCAGTATTTACCTCATCAATTTACATTAAAACTTCGTTACTCTCTAAGTGATCAAGGATTGCTACAACATATATCTGTACATAACCATGGTACTACAGCTTTGCCTTGTATGATTGCATTCCATACAGCAATCAATGCACCATTTGCAGCAGACAGTACAGAAGAAGATTATTCATTCACAATGACGGTAGATAACCGTTGGGAATTGAGCGAAAGAATGCTTCCAACAGGAAAATACCAAGCTTTAACGAGTGAAGAACAAAACATGAATGGTGCTGGCCTTAATCCATTCTGGGAGTCCATGGATAACCACTATACAAGTACAACGAAAAATGGTCGTAACATGATGGAGCTTACTGATAATCGTCTAGGATTGAAACTTATCTATGATGTTGGTACTTCATATAAACAATGGATGATTTGGAATAATGGTGCTGGAGGCAAATTCTTCTGTCCAGAGCCACAGCTTAATCTTGTAAATGCACCAAATTCTTCACTTCCAGCAGAACAAATTGGGCTTGTTACACTTGAACCAGGTCATATCTGGGAAGAAACAAGTCGTATCTACATCGTGAACGCTTAA
- a CDS encoding nitrous oxide reductase accessory protein NosL, whose product MKKIIQVTLFMIVSAMIMAACSDKAYKPVAINEDTDRCVICNMAIKDDQFATQIITTEGQSLKFDDLGCLHTWQEQNGTETVGATYVRDFNSMQWIKYEKAYYVYDTSIQTPMAYGIISFEEQASAEQYIAEHAVGTLLTATDLQSHSWEVNHEMMQSHGDDHDHETSHSHGSDHEDVATDDEAAASH is encoded by the coding sequence ATGAAGAAAATAATACAGGTAACTCTATTCATGATAGTTAGTGCAATGATTATGGCAGCTTGCTCTGATAAAGCTTACAAACCGGTTGCTATTAATGAGGATACAGATCGATGTGTAATATGTAATATGGCAATTAAAGATGATCAATTTGCAACGCAAATCATTACTACGGAAGGACAATCTTTGAAATTCGATGATTTAGGATGTTTACATACGTGGCAGGAACAGAACGGTACTGAAACAGTTGGAGCTACATATGTACGTGACTTTAATAGTATGCAATGGATTAAGTATGAAAAAGCATATTATGTGTATGACACTTCCATACAGACTCCAATGGCTTATGGTATTATCTCGTTCGAAGAGCAAGCAAGTGCGGAGCAATATATAGCTGAACATGCTGTAGGAACGCTTTTGACGGCGACTGATCTACAATCGCATAGTTGGGAAGTTAATCATGAGATGATGCAATCTCATGGTGATGATCATGATCACGAGACTAGTCATAGTCATGGAAGTGACCACGAGGATGTAGCTACGGATGATGAAGCCGCTGCTAGTCATTAG
- a CDS encoding ABC transporter ATP-binding protein has translation MAKLDLHHISKCVGEQQLVEPLDLTFSSGNIVALCGGNGAGKSTIIRMIAGLTTPSSGHITIDGLNVQTSRQQYLEHIGYMPDDFQFTGGFTAYEILSFWGDLKGVSRNRVKELLIEVGLQDTGKKKVQSFSKGMRQRLLLAQAMLSNPSILLLDEPTNGLDPYWMKRFATMMIQAAKNSCLIIFSTHQLQVVEAIADHIIFLNNGKVELSGSYNEINTRYGREGIQQAYASLFWGEEGPLQREEKL, from the coding sequence ATGGCTAAGCTTGATCTTCATCATATTTCCAAATGCGTAGGGGAACAGCAGCTCGTAGAGCCTCTCGATCTTACTTTTTCTTCAGGAAATATTGTTGCCCTTTGTGGTGGCAATGGAGCAGGAAAGAGTACAATTATTCGCATGATTGCTGGATTGACTACACCTAGTAGTGGACATATAACGATAGATGGATTGAATGTCCAAACTTCAAGGCAGCAATATTTAGAGCATATCGGATATATGCCAGATGATTTTCAATTTACAGGTGGATTTACAGCCTACGAAATATTATCTTTCTGGGGCGATTTAAAGGGGGTATCGAGAAATCGAGTTAAGGAGCTACTTATTGAGGTTGGCTTGCAAGACACAGGAAAGAAAAAGGTTCAGTCTTTCTCAAAAGGGATGAGACAACGATTGTTACTAGCACAAGCTATGCTTTCTAATCCTTCCATTCTATTATTAGATGAACCAACAAATGGACTCGATCCGTATTGGATGAAACGATTTGCAACGATGATGATTCAAGCTGCGAAAAATAGTTGTTTAATTATATTTTCAACACACCAACTGCAAGTTGTAGAAGCGATAGCAGATCATATTATATTCCTTAATAATGGTAAAGTTGAATTGAGTGGTAGCTACAATGAGATTAATACACGATATGGTAGAGAAGGAATTCAGCAGGCATATGCTTCGTTATTTTGGGGTGAGGAAGGGCCGTTGCAACGTGAAGAGAAATTATAG
- a CDS encoding response regulator transcription factor, whose product MVQACCRILVIDDHEHAREGIRTIVEMDPHFIIIAEGASGEEAIQLTSQYMPDLILMDIQMPGIGGLEATKRLKNSYPYIKIIMVTVSDDITYLFEAIKYGAQGYLLKNLHPSTWHDYLHAVALDEAPVTKELAFRMLKEFSMSSTTSQDNHPLTTREQELLQLVARGNSNRDIAIELNISEHTVKNHLKNILQKLHLSNRVQLTRYAYEQGWINMQHEDRL is encoded by the coding sequence ATGGTACAAGCTTGTTGTCGTATATTAGTTATCGATGATCATGAGCATGCGCGAGAAGGTATCCGAACGATCGTCGAAATGGATCCTCATTTCATTATTATCGCTGAAGGCGCTTCAGGCGAAGAAGCGATCCAGCTTACTTCGCAATATATGCCCGATCTTATTCTTATGGATATTCAAATGCCAGGCATTGGTGGACTTGAGGCAACGAAGCGTCTGAAGAATAGTTATCCTTATATTAAAATTATTATGGTTACAGTCTCCGATGATATAACGTATTTGTTCGAAGCAATTAAGTATGGGGCGCAAGGATATCTTTTGAAAAACCTACATCCAAGCACTTGGCATGATTATCTTCATGCCGTTGCATTAGATGAAGCTCCGGTTACAAAGGAACTCGCATTCCGCATGCTAAAAGAATTCAGTATGAGTTCAACCACTTCACAAGATAATCATCCACTTACTACACGAGAACAGGAACTTTTACAGCTAGTTGCTAGAGGAAATTCCAATCGAGATATCGCTATTGAACTAAATATCTCTGAGCACACGGTCAAAAACCATCTTAAAAACATTCTACAGAAATTACATCTTAGTAATCGTGTACAGCTAACGAGGTATGCCTATGAGCAGGGATGGATCAACATGCAACATGAGGATCGCTTGTAA
- a CDS encoding disulfide oxidoreductase has product MEVTEESREKARSFWLFLAWAVATLATAGSLYMSEVMHFTPCSLCWFQRIFMYPLSIVLGIAFVKEDTGIVKYTLPIAIIGGGFSIYHTIIQKIPPDSTIAACGPTSCREDYLNWFGFVTIPMLALVAFLIIVVSLLRLRKIDSTK; this is encoded by the coding sequence GTGGAAGTAACAGAGGAAAGTAGAGAAAAGGCGAGATCATTTTGGTTATTTCTTGCTTGGGCAGTGGCTACACTAGCAACAGCAGGAAGCTTGTATATGAGTGAAGTTATGCACTTTACACCTTGTAGTTTATGTTGGTTCCAACGTATTTTTATGTATCCTCTCTCAATAGTGTTAGGTATAGCATTTGTTAAGGAAGATACAGGAATAGTTAAGTATACATTACCTATAGCTATAATTGGAGGTGGATTTTCCATTTACCATACAATCATTCAGAAGATCCCTCCAGATTCAACGATTGCGGCATGTGGTCCCACTTCTTGCCGAGAGGATTATTTGAATTGGTTTGGATTTGTTACAATCCCAATGCTAGCATTAGTTGCATTTTTAATTATAGTAGTCTCTTTGCTTCGTTTACGTAAAATAGATAGTACAAAGTAG
- a CDS encoding right-handed parallel beta-helix repeat-containing protein, whose translation MMKVSPSRIFFIIFMGYVLCSFNVPHTSAISTVRSNNDIITQDLQQLINEADSGAIIRLEAGQYNGSIIIQKPMTIIGEPDVNLFIEDGQEAIVIESDRVTLSTVEINDKRKQPQTAVITATGKELQLEQLKINTRATAIAIDNTSESEISNNVIIWSGKSTEKLSVRGNGIQLYNSEHMMISSNEINGMYDGIYNENSLNLIIENNTVQNSRYAYHVMYGSNIRLQENNSISNITGMMIMTSSNIFLQNNVLEKQAGNVNSQGILLYDATDIMINNNTVAESRVGIYVEQSSEVVISNNHIYHNFVALQLIDSSEQNIQNNNFIGNVTNIWNDSSSSPNVIHNYWDTFQGLDLDGDQLSNLTYASSPFFMELVERKPGFQLFFGSNGIQFVEQLYQDNKEQWLQDQAPRLQSINIVDSNPIKRSGWLMLFIWLPLLIGSMIIIYKSRRR comes from the coding sequence ATGATGAAAGTCTCCCCAAGTCGAATATTTTTCATTATATTCATGGGGTATGTACTATGTAGTTTTAATGTACCTCATACTTCTGCTATATCAACCGTACGTAGTAACAATGACATAATAACGCAAGATTTACAGCAACTTATTAATGAAGCGGATTCAGGTGCAATCATACGTCTGGAAGCTGGACAATACAACGGTTCTATTATTATTCAAAAGCCAATGACCATTATTGGTGAACCAGATGTGAATCTATTTATCGAAGATGGGCAGGAAGCTATAGTAATCGAAAGTGATAGAGTAACGTTGTCAACCGTTGAGATTAACGATAAACGTAAGCAACCGCAAACTGCAGTGATTACAGCTACAGGGAAAGAGCTACAACTAGAACAACTTAAGATCAATACGAGAGCTACAGCAATAGCAATTGATAATACAAGTGAAAGTGAGATTTCCAATAACGTAATCATTTGGAGCGGAAAATCCACGGAGAAGTTAAGTGTTCGAGGTAATGGCATACAACTATATAACTCTGAACATATGATGATTTCTAGTAATGAAATTAATGGCATGTACGATGGCATTTATAATGAAAATAGTCTTAATTTAATAATAGAGAACAATACGGTGCAAAACTCACGATATGCCTATCATGTGATGTATGGTTCTAACATTCGGTTACAAGAGAACAATAGTATTTCTAATATAACTGGCATGATGATCATGACTAGCAGCAACATTTTTTTGCAAAACAATGTACTTGAAAAGCAAGCTGGCAATGTTAATTCTCAAGGAATACTGCTTTATGATGCGACAGATATTATGATTAATAATAATACAGTTGCAGAAAGTCGTGTTGGAATATATGTAGAGCAATCAAGTGAGGTAGTAATAAGTAATAACCATATATATCATAATTTTGTAGCACTACAGCTCATTGATTCATCCGAGCAAAATATTCAAAACAATAATTTTATCGGCAATGTAACGAATATATGGAATGATAGCTCGTCAAGTCCAAATGTCATTCATAATTATTGGGATACTTTCCAAGGTCTCGATTTAGATGGAGATCAATTAAGTAATTTAACTTATGCAAGCTCACCATTTTTTATGGAATTAGTTGAGCGAAAACCTGGCTTCCAACTGTTTTTCGGTAGCAATGGTATTCAATTCGTCGAACAATTGTATCAAGACAATAAAGAGCAGTGGTTACAAGATCAAGCCCCACGCTTGCAGTCAATAAATATAGTTGATAGCAATCCTATTAAACGATCAGGTTGGCTAATGCTTTTTATCTGGTTACCGCTACTTATTGGTTCAATGATAATCATATATAAATCGAGGAGAAGATGA
- a CDS encoding ABC transporter permease, translating into MNEIITVMKREVRLGFRNPWSYTFLVLFIIFMLSLLLINGQGYTSGYSGMTGMLINLTLYLLPLITLMLGSFSLTGEKEDGSAQLLYTYQLSSSSLLIGKYVGVLIVLLTIVTVAFSVTGIVSTLFTEGFAVSTYLLLFIFASCIIIAYLSIAFLIGAITKNRWQALTYVIAVWFFTIIGWVPILIAALGQLPYLWIKPVLTIATLLNPAEWIRIYTIVTLGGGSIIGPEYYNWVTWIRDDSGSFAFGLLLIFHVILYVGCASWLRERGKRHG; encoded by the coding sequence ATGAATGAAATCATAACAGTGATGAAGCGGGAGGTACGTCTAGGATTTCGCAATCCGTGGTCTTATACCTTTCTAGTATTATTTATAATCTTCATGCTCAGCTTACTCCTTATCAATGGACAAGGATATACTTCTGGTTATTCTGGCATGACAGGAATGTTAATTAATTTGACCTTGTACCTCCTTCCGCTGATCACATTAATGCTTGGATCATTCTCACTAACCGGCGAAAAAGAGGATGGAAGTGCACAATTACTCTATACCTATCAACTATCTTCAAGTTCACTTCTTATTGGTAAATATGTAGGTGTATTAATTGTGCTATTAACTATTGTAACGGTAGCATTTTCGGTCACTGGAATTGTAAGTACGTTATTTACAGAAGGATTTGCGGTGTCTACCTATTTATTACTATTTATATTTGCTAGTTGTATCATTATCGCTTATCTTAGCATCGCATTTCTCATAGGAGCTATTACGAAAAATCGTTGGCAAGCATTAACTTATGTCATTGCTGTCTGGTTTTTTACTATCATTGGTTGGGTACCAATTCTTATTGCAGCATTAGGACAACTCCCATATTTGTGGATTAAGCCTGTTCTTACTATTGCAACATTATTGAATCCTGCTGAATGGATTCGTATTTATACAATTGTAACATTAGGTGGCGGCTCTATTATTGGTCCAGAGTACTACAACTGGGTTACTTGGATAAGAGATGATTCAGGCAGCTTCGCATTTGGACTATTACTAATATTCCATGTCATCTTATATGTGGGATGTGCAAGCTGGTTACGGGAAAGGGGGAAGCGTCATGGCTAA
- a CDS encoding redoxin family protein: MKRNYRKAMQWSIIVVGILVVISLIIDSRHYDVPILKVGDTLPAIELSNLNNEKITLAKSTGKPMLINLWVSWCTPCINELPLLNEAQQFSSGVEIIAINMGETALKIEPFQSRYDLTMPILLDPQLQMKQLFNVSGYPVSIMVTDSGTIQSIIYGEITDFNKLLEDLNKLSES, encoded by the coding sequence GTGAAGAGAAATTATAGAAAAGCTATGCAATGGTCGATTATCGTCGTTGGAATCTTGGTCGTAATATCTCTAATAATAGACTCAAGACATTACGATGTGCCTATTCTGAAAGTAGGCGATACATTACCTGCGATAGAGCTTTCGAATTTGAATAATGAAAAGATTACTTTAGCAAAATCAACAGGAAAACCAATGCTAATCAATTTATGGGTTAGTTGGTGTACACCTTGTATTAATGAACTTCCTTTATTGAATGAGGCTCAGCAATTTTCTTCTGGAGTAGAGATCATAGCAATCAATATGGGGGAGACCGCATTAAAGATTGAACCATTTCAATCTCGATATGACCTTACAATGCCGATCTTACTCGATCCGCAATTACAGATGAAGCAGCTTTTCAATGTTTCAGGTTATCCTGTTTCAATTATGGTTACAGATAGTGGTACGATACAATCTATTATTTACGGTGAAATAACTGATTTCAATAAGTTGCTAGAAGACCTAAATAAATTAAGTGAAAGTTGA
- a CDS encoding histidine kinase, whose protein sequence is MSYKMIKWLILIIPTLTIGLWEYVRHEFLLSYISMELGNILSPIIVFIITIVFLTKLFSIMEKNQNELNEAKAIQGILLEREKIAAELHDGIAQSLFLLNVQIEQGQQELDHDKYIKLKTNIHKTDAYVREAITSLRSPIHLHGFSWNDSLVQFITELHEDMEIEVIINWKLGEDALPLKEKIDLLLSIREALYNVKKHSQATCAWIDAFPTVDGWYCCVKDNGIGTQHEPRTLSQKFGIRMIQERASIWNWSFDMERKKEITYFRIQKHK, encoded by the coding sequence ATGTCTTATAAAATGATTAAATGGCTTATTCTTATTATCCCTACATTAACGATTGGACTATGGGAGTACGTTCGCCATGAATTTCTGCTCTCTTACATTTCGATGGAATTAGGAAATATACTATCGCCAATCATTGTATTTATTATTACCATCGTGTTCCTCACCAAACTATTTTCCATAATGGAGAAAAATCAGAATGAACTCAATGAGGCTAAAGCGATTCAAGGTATCTTACTTGAACGTGAGAAGATTGCTGCAGAGCTTCATGATGGGATCGCTCAATCGTTATTTCTTCTAAATGTACAAATCGAACAAGGGCAACAAGAGCTTGATCACGATAAGTATATAAAATTAAAAACTAATATTCATAAGACGGATGCCTATGTTCGAGAAGCGATTACGAGCTTACGATCTCCGATTCATCTACATGGCTTTAGTTGGAATGATAGCTTAGTTCAATTTATTACGGAACTACATGAAGACATGGAAATTGAGGTTATTATCAATTGGAAGCTGGGAGAAGATGCTCTCCCTTTGAAAGAGAAAATTGATCTACTCCTGTCAATTCGCGAAGCCCTCTACAATGTTAAGAAACATTCTCAAGCAACTTGTGCATGGATTGATGCTTTCCCTACCGTGGATGGTTGGTATTGCTGTGTAAAAGATAATGGCATTGGCACGCAACATGAACCACGTACACTTTCGCAGAAGTTTGGAATTCGTATGATTCAGGAGCGCGCTAGTATATGGAATTGGTCTTTCGATATGGAACGAAAAAAAGAAATTACTTATTTCCGTATCCAAAAACACAAATAA
- a CDS encoding sensor histidine kinase, which translates to MVIMIAILSSVGFYLNDQVSKLLQVNTERHMENTAVQATGNITLLLNQMENFTAQIATNAVVQSMMQKELNGNHLSFDSRQQLQQEVRKHEAYMRGVRSIELYTTDYSTLLPLTENKLNDRLPAEWIAKADQAKGELVWLGTDENNSDIVIAMRHVRLMNQSFAQAGYLLIYMDVNYFELTDLSVGGANSVASNEYMWLTDDIGTVLNTNSPKNIVLPLAISAQHSINIDGRYYYGVQRTIEDVNWQISILTPVDEATEGISVLRTGIIISLLIGIILFLIVTYFLSGMISKPILRLIRAMRVARLGTLKVIPIESGTIEINELNNTYNQMVESLNGLIKMVYEKEILQSQTELKALQAQINPHFLFNTLEALYWEMETRGEDQLAEAIVAMSGIFRYVINRDEQDEWVTLGDELDHAERYLKIMKMRMVERLDWSIEVDADCRVVVMPKLLIQPLIENAIHHGVEQQIGSGVVKLSVVENVSEQHIRIKVSDNGPGMSQQQIDHVLERIKLRNRNNYEGKSTGVGLSITEQRIKLYFGAESDGLMIESEKGKGTIVSFDIPIAFKGE; encoded by the coding sequence ATGGTCATTATGATTGCCATTTTATCGTCAGTAGGATTTTATTTGAACGATCAAGTATCGAAATTACTACAAGTTAATACAGAACGTCATATGGAGAATACAGCAGTACAAGCTACAGGAAACATAACGCTTTTATTGAATCAAATGGAAAACTTCACAGCACAGATCGCTACAAATGCAGTAGTACAATCTATGATGCAGAAGGAATTGAATGGAAATCATCTATCGTTCGATTCGCGTCAACAACTACAACAAGAAGTAAGAAAGCATGAAGCCTACATGAGAGGTGTACGTTCGATTGAACTTTATACAACAGACTATTCGACATTGTTACCACTTACGGAAAATAAATTGAATGATCGGCTACCAGCAGAATGGATTGCCAAGGCAGATCAGGCAAAAGGTGAATTAGTTTGGTTAGGTACAGATGAAAATAATTCAGATATAGTGATTGCAATGCGACATGTCCGCTTAATGAATCAATCATTCGCACAAGCTGGTTATCTACTTATTTATATGGATGTAAATTATTTTGAGCTAACTGATCTTTCGGTAGGCGGCGCGAATTCTGTAGCAAGTAATGAATATATGTGGCTGACGGATGATATTGGGACAGTTCTTAATACGAATAGTCCGAAAAATATAGTCTTGCCGTTAGCAATTAGCGCACAGCATTCGATTAATATTGATGGGAGATATTATTATGGTGTACAGCGTACAATTGAGGATGTGAATTGGCAAATTAGTATATTAACACCGGTGGATGAAGCCACAGAAGGAATTTCAGTGCTTAGAACCGGAATAATTATTTCTTTGCTAATTGGGATAATTCTATTTCTAATCGTAACCTATTTTTTATCAGGAATGATAAGTAAGCCTATTCTTCGATTAATACGAGCGATGCGAGTGGCGCGACTTGGTACGTTAAAAGTAATACCTATCGAATCTGGAACGATAGAAATTAATGAATTGAATAACACCTATAACCAAATGGTTGAATCGCTGAATGGATTAATTAAAATGGTCTATGAGAAAGAAATATTACAGAGTCAGACAGAATTGAAAGCATTGCAAGCTCAGATTAACCCCCATTTCCTATTCAATACATTAGAAGCATTATATTGGGAGATGGAGACTCGCGGAGAAGATCAGCTTGCTGAAGCGATTGTAGCGATGTCAGGGATTTTTAGATATGTTATTAATCGCGACGAACAGGATGAATGGGTAACTTTAGGCGATGAGTTAGATCATGCAGAGCGCTATTTAAAGATTATGAAGATGAGAATGGTTGAGCGTCTAGATTGGAGTATCGAAGTTGATGCAGATTGCAGAGTAGTTGTGATGCCTAAGCTGCTAATACAACCATTGATTGAAAATGCTATCCATCATGGTGTAGAACAACAGATTGGATCAGGAGTTGTTAAACTAAGCGTAGTTGAAAATGTGTCTGAGCAACATATTCGAATAAAAGTTAGTGATAATGGACCAGGGATGAGCCAGCAACAAATTGATCATGTATTGGAACGAATCAAACTGAGAAATCGCAACAATTATGAAGGGAAATCGACAGGAGTAGGTCTTAGTATTACCGAGCAACGTATTAAATTATACTTTGGAGCGGAAAGCGATGGACTAATGATTGAAAGCGAAAAAGGAAAAGGGACAATTGTCTCGTTCGATATACCGATCGCATTTAAGGGGGAATAG